A single window of Solea solea chromosome 9, fSolSol10.1, whole genome shotgun sequence DNA harbors:
- the LOC131465379 gene encoding cytochrome P450 2J2-like yields MRGYHFFLWLDLKALLLLIFTILLLVYFLNKKDPPNFPPGPPALPLLGNIFSIEVKQPHIYLSKLADVYGNVFCIRLGRHKTVFVSGWKMVKEALVTQADNFADRPFSPMVNRIYRGNSAGLFFSNGTVWRRQRRFAMAMLRTFGLSRTEQSICEESRHLHEAMKGEKGEPFDPVPLLNSAVANIICQIVIGRRLDYRDPNFQRLLQNLTEMAYLEGSIWALLYEAFPDLMRRLPGPHNNIFSNLKSVETFIRREIEGHKLDLDPSNPRDYIDSFLAEENHNRGSEQGFEEANLVLCCLDLFLAGTETTSKTLQWGLIYLIKNPHIQDDVQAEIDRVIGQTRQPTMADRPNMSYTDAVIHEIQRMGNIVPLNGPRVAAKDTTLGSYFIPKGTSVMPNLTSVLFDKTEWETPDTFNPKHFLDTGGRFVRREAFVPFSAGKRACLGEGLARMELFLFFASLLQRFCFSTVDGVELRTEGITGATRTPYPFKIHAKAR; encoded by the exons ATGAGGGGATATCATTTCTTTCTGTGGCTCGACCTGAAGGCACTGCTGCTCCTCATTTTCACTATTCTCCTGTTGGTGTATTTTCTCAACAAAAAGGATCCACCTAACTTTCCTCCTGGACCACCAGCTCTCCCTCTTTTAGGAAACATCTTCAGCATTGAAGTTAAGCAACCTCACATCTACCTGTCCAAG CTTGCTGATGTTTACGGGAATGTGTTCTGCATACGTCTGGGAAGACacaaaacagtgtttgtgtctggGTGGAAGATGGTGAAGGAGGCTCTGGTGACACAAGCTGACAACTTTGCAGATCGGCCTTTCAGCCCAATGGTGAACAGAATTTATCGTGGGAACTCAG CGGGTCTGTTCTTCAGTAATGGGACGGTGTGGAGGAGGCAGCGCCGCTTTGCCATGGCCATGTTACGCACATTTGGTCTGAGCCGCACAGAGCAGAGCATCTGTGAGGAGAGCCGACATCTTCACGAGGCAATGAAGGGGGAGAAAG GTGAGCCATTTGACCCAGTGCCCCTCCTAAACAGCGCTGTGGCAAACATCATCTGCCAGATAGTGATTGGGAGACGACTTGACTACAGGGATCCTAACTTTCAGAGGCTGCTGCAGAATCTGACCGAGATGGCATATTTGGAAGGCTCCATATGGGCTCTA CTCTATGAAGCATTTCCAGACCTGATGAGACGTCTGCCAGGGCCGCACAACAACATCTTCAGCAACTTGAaatctgtggagacatttatcAGGAGAGAGATAGAAGGGCACAAGCTGGATCTGGACCCGAGCAACCCACGAGATTACATCGACTCCTTCCTGGCGGAGGAGAAC CACAACAGAGGCAGTGAGCAGGGCTTTGAGGAAGCAAACCTGGTTCTGTGTTGTCTGGATTTGTTCCTCGCTGGCACTGAAACCACGTCTAAGACTCTGCAGTGGGGCCTAATCTACCTAATCAAGAACCCTCATATCCAAG ACGACGTCCAGGCCGAGATCGACAGAGTGATCGGACAGACTCGTCAGCCCACGATGGCTGACAGACCCAACATGTCCTACACTGATGCTGTTATCCATGAGATCCAGAGGATGGGAAACATTGTTCCTCTGAATGGACCAAGAGTGGCAGCCAAAGACACGACACTGGGCAGTTACTTCATACCAAAG GGAACCTCAGTGATGCCCAACCTGACGTCTGTGCTCTTTGACAAGACTGAGTGGGAAACTCCAGACACCTTCAACCCCAAACACTTCCTGGACACTGGGGGAAGGTTTGTCAGGAGGGAGGCATTTGTACCTTTCTCTGCag gaaAACGTGCATGTCTGGGAGAAGGCCTGGCCAGAATGGAGCTGTTCTTGTTCTTTGCCAGTTTGTTACAGAGGTTTTGTTTCTCTACTGTGGATGGAGTTGAGCTGAGGACAGAGGGCATCACTGGAGCCACACGCACACCATATCCCTTTAAGATCCACGCCAAGGCCCGCTGA